AACCTGGCCGGCCAGATCTCCGCGGGCGTGCTCGACTACGTCGACGGCGTGATGGTGGCCACCGTCTGCGACACCAACCGGCATCTCCTGGACATCTGGGTGCGCCGGCGGGCCTTCCCGAACCACTGGCTCGTCCGCACTCCGGCGAAGGACGACGAGGGAGGCCTCAGCTACTTCGCGGGCGAGCTCAGACGTCTCGCGGCCGCGCTGGGCCGGGTATCGGGCCAGCCCGTCACCGACGACGGGCTCAGGGGGTCGATCGCGCTCTTCAACGAGAACCGCGCCCTGCTTCGGCGGTTCCACGCCGCGCGTCCGACGGCCGGCATCTCGGCCGAGGAGGCCGTGTACGTCTTCGCGGCCGCGCTGACGAGCCCCGTGGAGGAGCACAACGCCCTGCTGCGCGAGCTGCTCGCCGCGCCGCCCGCGCGGGCACCCCGGCCCGAGCCGAGGCTCATGCTCTCGGCGCTCAACCTGCCGATGGCACTGGACGTGATCAGGATGGCCGAGAAGTACGGCGCCAGCGTGGTGACGGACGACTTCCCCCACAACGCGCGCTACGGCTCCGCCGAGGTGCCGACCGACGGGGATCCGTTCCGGGCCCTGGCCAGGGGGTACCTGCGCCGGGTGCCGGCGCCAGGACTCTACCCCATCGAGGACCGGGCCACCTGGATCAGGGA
This is a stretch of genomic DNA from Candidatus Rokuibacteriota bacterium. It encodes these proteins:
- a CDS encoding 2-hydroxyacyl-CoA dehydratase, whose translation is MIARFRELFEQRHARARALKRQGRKVVASFYGLTPKELVHAAGMVPVQLVEDRDSRYEAKGELLPYLCGMSRNLAGQISAGVLDYVDGVMVATVCDTNRHLLDIWVRRRAFPNHWLVRTPAKDDEGGLSYFAGELRRLAAALGRVSGQPVTDDGLRGSIALFNENRALLRRFHAARPTAGISAEEAVYVFAAALTSPVEEHNALLRELLAAPPARAPRPEPRLMLSALNLPMALDVIRMAEKYGASVVTDDFPHNARYGSAEVPTDGDPFRALARGYLRRVPAPGLYPIEDRATWIRDAMDRASAQGLIYLVQLYCDAYAFEYATLKGRFDRWKLPHLKLEAEATPSSIEQLNVRVQSFVESLL